Proteins encoded by one window of Canis lupus dingo isolate Sandy chromosome 10, ASM325472v2, whole genome shotgun sequence:
- the SOCS5 gene encoding suppressor of cytokine signaling 5, whose protein sequence is MDKVGKMWNHFKYRCQNLFGHEGGSRSENVDMNSNRCLSVKERNLSIGDSTPQQQSSPLRENVALQLGSSPSKNSSRRNQNCATEIPQIVEISIEKDNDSCVTPGARLARRDSYSRHAPWGGKKKHSCSTKTQSSLDTDKKFGRTRSGLQRRERRYGVSSMHDMDSMSSRTVGSRSLRQRLQDTVGLCFPMRTYSKQSKPLFSNKRKIHLSELMLEKCPFPAGSDLAQKWHLIKQHTAPVSPHSTFFDTFDPSLVSTEDEEDRLRERRRLSIEEGVDPPPNAQIHTFEATAQVNPLYKLGPKLAPGMTEVSGDSTAIPQANCDSEEDTTTLCLQSRRQKQRQVSGDSHAHVSRQGAWKVHTQIDYIHCLVPDLLQITGNPCYWGVMDRYEAEALLEGKPEGTFLLRDSAQEDYLFSVSFRRYNRSLHARIEQWNHNFSFDAHDPCVFHSSTVTGLLEHYKDPSSCMFFEPLLTISLNRTFPFSLQYICRAVICRCTTYDGIDGLPLPSMLQDFLKEYHYKQKVRVRWLEREPVKAK, encoded by the coding sequence ATGGATAAAGTGGGGAAGATGTGGAATCACTTCAAATACAGGTGTCAGAATCTCTTCGGTCACGAGGGAGGGAGCCGTAGTGAAAATGTGGACATGAATTCCAACAGATGTTTGTCTGTGAAAGAGAGAAACCTCAGTATAGGAGACTCCACTCCTCAACAACAAAGCAGTCCCTTAAGAGAAAACGTTGCCTTAcaactgggatcaagcccttccaAGAATTCTTCAAGGAGAAACCAGAACTGTGCCACTGAAATTCCTCAGATTGTCGAAATAAGCATTGAAAAGGATAATGATTCGTGTGTCACCCCAGGAGCAAGGCTAGCAAGAAGAGATTCCTACTCTCGGCATGCTCCGTGGGGTGGGAAGAAAAAACATTCCTGTTCTACAAAGACGCAGAGTTCATTGGATACTGATAAAAAGTTTGGTAGAACTCGAAGCGGACTTCAAAGGAGGGAGAGGCGGTATGGCGTAAGCTCCATGCACGATATGGACAGCATGTCCAGCAGAACTGTAGGAAGCCGCTCTCTGAGACAGAGGTTGCAGGATACTGTGGGCTTATGTTTTCCCATGAGAACTTACAGCAAGCAGTCAAAACCCCtcttttctaataaaagaaaaatacaccttTCTGAATTAATGCTTGAGAAATGCCCTTTTCCTGCTGGCTCAGACTTAGCCCAGAAATGGCATTTGATTAAACAGCATACAGCCCCTGTGAGCCCACACTCAACATTTTTTGATACATTTGATCCATCCTTGGTTTCTacagaagatgaagaagataGGCTTCGAGAAAGAAGGCGGCTTAGTATTGAAGAGGGGGTTGACCCTCCTCCCAATGCACAAATACATACATTTGAAGCCACCGCACAGGTTAATCCGTTATATAAACTGGGACCAAAGTTAGCTCCCGGAATGACTGAAGTAAGTGGGGACAGTACTGCAATTCCACAAGCTAATTGTGACTCAGAAGAGGACACTACCACACTGTGTCTGCAGTCACGTAGGCAGAAGCAACGTCAGGTGTCTGGAGACAGCCATGCCCACGTTAGCAGACAGGGAGCTTGGAAAGTCCATACGCAGATTGATTACATACACTGCCTCGTGCCCGACTTGCTTCAGATCACAGGAAATCCCTGTTACTGGGGAGTGATGGACCGTTACGAAGCAGAAGCCCTCCTTGAAGGGAAACCTGAAGGCACATTCTTGCTCAGGGACTCTGCGCAGGAGGACTACCTCTTCTCTGTGAGCTTCCGTCGCTACAACAGATCCCTGCATGCCCGAATCGAACAGTGGAACCACAACTTTAGTTTTGACGCCCACGACCCATGTGTATTTCACTCCTCCACTGTAACAGGACTTTTGGAACATTATAAAGATCCCAGTTCTTGCATGTTTTTTGAACCATTGCTTACTATATCACTAAACCGGACTTTCCCTTTTAGCCTGCAATATATCTGCCGTGCAGTAATCTGTAGATGCACTACATATGATGGAATCGATGGGCTCCCTTTACCATCCATGTTGCAGGATTTTCTGAAAGAGTATCATTATAAGCAAAAAGTTAGAGTTCGCTGGTTAGAACGAGAACCAGTCAAGGCAAAGTAA